The Mesorhizobium sp. B1-1-8 genome contains a region encoding:
- a CDS encoding Gfo/Idh/MocA family protein, which yields MVGVGLIGTGFMGKCHAIAWNAVGTVFPDVPKPRLVHLGEINDDLARRKAREFGFARGSGDWRAVVNDPEVDVVSLTTPNQFHPEMAIAILEAGKHLWCEKPMAPSFAEAEAMAKAAKASGKVAVLGYNYIQNPAIRHIGALLEEKVIGDVNLLRIEMDEDFMADPEALFFWKHEAASGYGALDDFAVHPLSLIKVLFGRVSRVMCDMAKPYADRKVASGGRRAVETYDIASVLMHLENGVAGTLLVNRSAWGRKGRIAIQIFGSKGSILYDQERMNEFQLYLTADRPTEQGYRTVLVAPHHKPYDSFLPAPGHGLGFNDLKMIECRELLTRIAGKPARIIDFDEGLEIERTVHAMARSFQEQRWMDVR from the coding sequence ATGGTCGGAGTGGGCCTCATCGGTACGGGCTTCATGGGCAAGTGCCACGCGATTGCCTGGAACGCGGTCGGCACGGTCTTTCCCGATGTGCCCAAGCCGCGACTGGTGCATCTCGGCGAGATCAATGACGACCTCGCCAGGCGCAAGGCCCGCGAGTTCGGCTTCGCCAGGGGTTCCGGCGACTGGCGCGCCGTCGTCAACGACCCGGAAGTCGATGTCGTTTCCTTGACCACGCCCAACCAGTTCCATCCGGAAATGGCCATCGCCATCCTCGAAGCCGGCAAACATCTGTGGTGCGAAAAGCCGATGGCGCCGAGCTTCGCCGAGGCCGAGGCGATGGCCAAGGCGGCGAAGGCATCCGGCAAGGTCGCCGTGCTCGGCTACAACTACATCCAGAACCCCGCCATCCGCCATATCGGCGCGCTGCTCGAGGAGAAGGTGATCGGCGACGTCAATTTGCTGCGCATCGAGATGGACGAGGATTTCATGGCCGATCCCGAAGCGCTGTTCTTCTGGAAGCATGAGGCTGCCTCCGGCTATGGCGCGCTCGACGATTTCGCCGTGCATCCGCTGTCGCTGATCAAGGTGCTGTTCGGCCGTGTTTCGCGCGTGATGTGCGACATGGCCAAGCCCTATGCGGACCGCAAGGTCGCTTCGGGCGGGCGCCGCGCGGTCGAAACCTACGACATCGCCAGCGTGCTGATGCATCTCGAAAACGGCGTCGCCGGCACGCTCTTGGTCAACCGCTCGGCCTGGGGCCGCAAGGGCCGCATCGCCATCCAGATCTTCGGCTCGAAAGGCTCGATCCTCTACGACCAGGAGCGGATGAACGAATTCCAGCTCTACCTCACCGCCGACCGGCCGACGGAGCAAGGCTACCGCACCGTGCTGGTGGCGCCGCACCACAAGCCCTACGACTCCTTCCTGCCGGCGCCGGGCCATGGGCTGGGCTTCAACGACCTCAAGATGATCGAATGCCGCGAGCTCTTGACCCGGATTGCCGGCAAGCCGGCGCGGATCATCGACTTCGATGAAGGGCTGGAGATCGAGCGCACCGTGCATGCGATGGCGAGGTCTTTCCAGGAACAGCGCTGGATGGATGTGAGGTGA